The bacterium genome includes a region encoding these proteins:
- a CDS encoding branched-chain amino acid ABC transporter permease, with protein MRASGRSAPTIGVIFGGAAVYLCLVGIIETFSRRWVVADVVSLGHVVLLAVGVGAGYVAASAPARRGQKPGPLAGPGAGVVVGASLAVLLLAGAAVNLRTMFINASPTLYELLAFGRSLQEGVALLLLLGAAAGAGGSALAAMSARARRVFLTGLVAVLIVGVFQDLLQLLLQGPAVVTMLRGALFTTDGPSAGGAAAICGLTWAAVAARARYGDALQRGAASLSPSGRRGLQVLRWTVALALLLVVPIAGGPFVAQVMVLVGLYTLMGLGLNLEVGFAGLLDLGFVAFFAIGAYTMALLTSRGEYGIAHWSFWAAVPVAMGVSLVAGVLFGIPVLRVRGDYLAIATLGLGEIVRLLVLSDALRPWLGGSFGVLLIPKPRIGGWELSGPRELYYLTLVASGLIAYVASRLQDSPLGRAWMAIREDEDVAQAIGINLVTTKLLAYGLGGAMGGVGGAIFAVLVGSVFPQSFSLLISINVLVLIILGGLGSLWGVVVGALVLVGLPELLREFGDYRFLVYGIVLVAMMLFRPEGLLPAAAQRRELHAGEDASPPAPRPAVSVAGTGSVEG; from the coding sequence CGCTGGGTGGTCGCGGACGTGGTCAGCCTGGGCCACGTCGTGCTGCTCGCGGTCGGCGTGGGCGCGGGCTACGTCGCCGCGTCGGCGCCCGCCCGGCGCGGACAGAAGCCGGGGCCGCTGGCCGGACCCGGCGCGGGCGTGGTGGTGGGCGCCTCGCTCGCCGTGCTGCTCTTGGCCGGCGCCGCCGTGAACTTGCGAACGATGTTCATCAACGCGTCCCCGACGCTCTACGAGCTCCTCGCGTTCGGCCGATCGCTGCAGGAGGGCGTGGCGCTCCTGCTGCTGCTCGGCGCCGCGGCGGGGGCCGGCGGGAGTGCGCTGGCCGCGATGTCCGCGCGCGCGCGGCGCGTGTTCCTCACGGGTCTCGTGGCCGTGCTCATCGTCGGGGTCTTTCAGGATTTGCTGCAGCTGCTGCTGCAGGGGCCCGCGGTTGTGACGATGCTCCGCGGGGCGCTCTTCACGACGGACGGGCCCTCGGCCGGGGGCGCGGCGGCGATCTGCGGGCTGACGTGGGCCGCCGTCGCCGCGCGCGCCCGCTACGGGGACGCGCTCCAGCGCGGGGCGGCGTCGCTCAGCCCGTCGGGCCGGCGCGGGCTGCAAGTTCTGCGCTGGACGGTGGCGCTGGCGCTCCTGCTGGTGGTGCCGATTGCGGGCGGTCCGTTCGTCGCTCAGGTGATGGTGCTGGTCGGTCTCTACACGCTCATGGGGCTCGGATTGAACCTGGAGGTCGGCTTCGCCGGGCTGCTCGATCTCGGGTTCGTGGCGTTCTTCGCGATCGGCGCGTACACGATGGCGCTCTTGACGTCGCGCGGCGAGTACGGGATCGCGCACTGGTCGTTCTGGGCGGCCGTCCCGGTGGCGATGGGCGTCTCGCTCGTCGCGGGCGTGCTGTTTGGGATCCCCGTGCTGCGCGTTCGGGGGGACTACCTTGCCATCGCCACGCTGGGGCTCGGGGAGATTGTCCGGCTGCTGGTACTCTCCGACGCGCTCCGGCCGTGGCTCGGCGGATCGTTCGGCGTGCTGTTGATTCCCAAGCCGCGCATCGGCGGGTGGGAGTTGTCGGGGCCGCGCGAACTCTACTATCTGACGCTCGTGGCGTCGGGGCTGATCGCGTACGTGGCGTCGCGGCTGCAAGATTCCCCGCTCGGCCGCGCCTGGATGGCGATTCGCGAGGACGAGGACGTGGCGCAGGCGATCGGCATCAACCTCGTCACCACGAAGCTGCTTGCGTACGGGCTCGGGGGTGCGATGGGCGGCGTCGGCGGGGCGATCTTTGCCGTGCTCGTCGGATCGGTGTTCCCGCAGAGCTTCTCGCTGTTGATCTCCATCAACGTGCTCGTCCTGATCATCCTCGGTGGGTTGGGCAGCCTGTGGGGCGTCGTCGTCGGAGCGCTGGTGCTCGTCGGCCTGCCCGAGCTGCTCCGGGAGTTTGGCGACTACCGGTTTCTGGTCTACGGCATCGTGCTCGTCGCGATGATGTTGTTCCGTCCGGAGGGGCTGTTGCCGGCCGCCGCGCAACGCCGAGAACTGCACGCCGGAGAGGATGCGTCGCCCCCCGCACCGAGGCCGGCCGTCTCCGTCGCCGGCACCGGCTCGGTGGAGGGCTGA
- a CDS encoding ABC transporter ATP-binding protein, which produces MGVLVVDHVTKRFGGLVAVSDLVLDVAERAIHSVIGPNGAGKTTVFNCLTGFYRPDEGHVTLRGERIDGLSPDDIARLGIARTYQNIRLFANMSVLDNVRVGHHIHVAAAWVGTIFNTAGARQEEARVLDEARRLLRFVGLDAHRGRLARHLPYGAQRRLEIARALASRPALLLLDEPAAGMSPREALDTMAFIRELRDDLGITIVLIEHQMRVVMGISDRVTVLDHGVKIAEGTPAEIQRDPRVIEAYLGARRTQAGGPAPHTHGAS; this is translated from the coding sequence ATGGGCGTCCTGGTCGTGGACCACGTGACGAAGCGGTTCGGCGGGCTCGTCGCCGTCTCGGATCTCGTGCTGGACGTGGCCGAGCGGGCGATTCACAGCGTGATCGGCCCGAACGGCGCAGGGAAGACGACCGTGTTCAACTGCCTGACGGGGTTCTACCGGCCCGACGAGGGCCACGTGACCTTACGGGGCGAGCGCATCGACGGGCTGTCACCGGACGACATCGCCCGCCTCGGGATCGCGCGGACGTATCAGAACATCCGGCTGTTCGCCAACATGAGCGTGCTCGACAACGTCCGCGTCGGACATCACATCCACGTCGCCGCCGCGTGGGTGGGCACGATCTTCAACACGGCGGGCGCACGACAGGAGGAAGCGCGCGTCCTCGACGAAGCCCGCCGGTTGCTGCGGTTCGTGGGCCTCGACGCCCACCGGGGGCGTCTCGCCCGGCACCTGCCGTACGGCGCGCAGCGCCGGCTGGAGATCGCGCGCGCGCTGGCCTCGCGGCCGGCCTTGCTGTTGCTCGACGAGCCGGCGGCCGGGATGAGCCCGCGTGAGGCCCTCGACACGATGGCCTTCATCCGTGAGCTGCGGGACGACCTCGGCATCACCATCGTGTTGATCGAGCATCAGATGCGCGTGGTCATGGGGATCTCGGACCGCGTCACGGTCCTGGACCACGGCGTCAAGATCGCGGAGGGCACGCCGGCGGAGATCCAGCGCGACCCGCGCGTCATCGAGGCCTACCTCGGCGCGCGCAGAACCCAGGCCGGCGGCCCCGCGCCGCACACCCATGGCGCTTCTTGA
- a CDS encoding ABC transporter ATP-binding protein has protein sequence MALLELDALHVSYGAIQALRGVSLEVCEREIVTLIGANGAGKSTTLNTISGLLRPHRGAVRLDGEDLTVVPPHEIVTRGVVQVPEGRRIFGRLSVLENLELGAFTRPSADDIRDGVAHAFALFPRLKERATQLAGTLSGGEQQMLAIGRALMARPRILLLDEPSMGLAPVLVEQIFEAIRGINREGTTILLVEQNAVMALETAQRGYVLETGAVVLEGAAADLQANPEVRRAYLGQ, from the coding sequence ATGGCGCTTCTTGAACTTGACGCCCTGCACGTTTCCTACGGCGCGATCCAGGCGCTGCGCGGCGTGTCGCTCGAGGTCTGCGAGCGGGAGATCGTCACGCTGATCGGCGCCAACGGCGCCGGCAAGAGCACGACGCTGAACACCATCAGCGGCCTGCTGCGTCCGCACCGGGGTGCCGTGCGGCTCGACGGGGAGGACCTCACGGTCGTCCCGCCCCACGAGATCGTGACGCGGGGCGTCGTGCAGGTGCCCGAGGGTCGCCGGATCTTCGGCAGGCTCTCGGTGCTGGAGAACCTGGAACTCGGCGCGTTCACCCGGCCGTCGGCGGACGACATCCGCGACGGCGTCGCGCACGCGTTCGCCCTGTTCCCGAGGCTCAAGGAGCGGGCCACCCAGCTCGCCGGGACGCTGTCGGGGGGCGAGCAGCAGATGCTGGCGATCGGACGCGCGCTCATGGCCCGTCCCCGGATTCTGCTGCTCGATGAGCCGTCGATGGGGCTGGCGCCCGTGCTCGTCGAGCAGATCTTCGAGGCGATCCGCGGCATCAATCGCGAGGGCACCACGATCCTTCTCGTCGAGCAGAACGCCGTGATGGCACTCGAGACCGCCCAGCGCGGCTACGTGCTGGAGACGGGCGCGGTGGTCCTGGAAGGCGCCGCGGCCGATCTGCAGGCGAACCCCGAGGTCCGGCGGGCGTACCTCGGCCAGTGA
- a CDS encoding pyridoxal phosphate-dependent aminotransferase, producing MRPRRLAGMAGIGVDRVGSLADALADRSILRFENLDTDLRPHPRVVDATRRALTEDRNNSYLPFVGQTRLREAAAAHVSRLSGVPYSGARNVIISAGGLSGILNVLLTVVDTDDEVVLTDPTYVGLINRVRLAGGVPRLAPFTQARGEWRLDRDALRRAVTPKTRALLLMSPSMPSGGVLRRGDWEVAVELARERDLWLIYDAAMERILYDGRPYIHPASLPGAADRVITVGAASKELRMIGWRVGWIVAPERLLPDLALVSMGNVVVPVGIAQEAAAVALELGDSDVQAAVAEWGRRRDALLGELAGLPAVTPGGGWSMLLDGTPLGLTGAEMSRRLLEHAGVAATPMDGWGETNGGQHLRFVFANEPAERIRGVGARIKAALGV from the coding sequence ATGAGACCGCGACGCCTGGCCGGGATGGCGGGCATCGGCGTCGACCGGGTGGGCAGCCTCGCCGATGCCCTGGCCGACCGGTCCATTCTCCGATTCGAGAATCTCGACACCGATCTCCGACCCCATCCGCGTGTCGTCGACGCGACCCGGCGCGCGCTCACCGAGGACCGCAACAACAGCTACCTGCCGTTCGTCGGCCAGACCCGGCTGCGCGAGGCCGCGGCCGCGCACGTGTCCCGGCTCTCCGGCGTCCCCTACTCCGGTGCCCGCAACGTCATCATCTCGGCCGGGGGCCTGTCCGGGATTCTCAACGTCCTGTTGACGGTGGTCGACACCGACGACGAGGTTGTGTTGACGGACCCGACCTACGTCGGTCTGATCAACCGCGTCCGGCTCGCCGGCGGCGTCCCGCGCCTCGCGCCGTTCACGCAAGCGCGCGGTGAATGGCGTCTCGACCGCGATGCGCTGCGGAGAGCCGTGACCCCGAAGACGCGGGCGCTGCTCCTGATGAGCCCGTCGATGCCGTCGGGCGGTGTACTGCGGCGCGGGGATTGGGAGGTTGCGGTCGAACTCGCGCGCGAGCGCGATCTGTGGCTGATCTACGACGCGGCGATGGAGCGCATCCTCTACGACGGCCGGCCGTATATCCACCCGGCGTCCCTGCCCGGCGCGGCCGACCGCGTCATCACGGTCGGCGCAGCGTCCAAGGAGCTCCGTATGATCGGCTGGCGGGTCGGCTGGATCGTTGCACCGGAGCGCCTGCTCCCGGACCTCGCCCTTGTGTCGATGGGCAATGTGGTCGTCCCCGTCGGGATCGCGCAGGAGGCGGCCGCCGTCGCGCTCGAGCTCGGCGACTCAGACGTCCAGGCGGCCGTGGCCGAGTGGGGCCGCCGCCGCGATGCCCTGCTCGGCGAACTCGCGGGCCTGCCCGCGGTCACGCCGGGGGGCGGCTGGTCGATGCTCCTCGACGGCACGCCGCTCGGCCTGACCGGGGCGGAGATGTCGCGGCGTCTCCTCGAGCACGCCGGCGTGGCCGCGACGCCGATGGACGGCTGGGGAGAGACGAACGGCGGGCAGCACCTGCGCTTTGTCTTCGCCAACGAGCCGGCCGAGCGAATCCGGGGCGTCGGCGCGCGAATCAAAGCGGCGCTGGGGGTCTGA
- a CDS encoding GNAT family N-acetyltransferase, whose amino-acid sequence MTPGPPTILRRAGAADASAIAELYLASRRDALPYLRNAHTDPEIREWVPAVMMKRADVWVAEIGGTVVGFLSLAGDYVDHLYLLPGFYGRGIGSLLLDKAKELSPGRLRLFTFQRNTRARAFYEARGFVAIEFTDGSQNEEREPDALYEWRGSGA is encoded by the coding sequence ATGACCCCCGGGCCTCCGACGATCCTCCGCCGGGCCGGCGCCGCGGACGCGAGCGCAATCGCGGAGCTGTATCTCGCCTCGCGGCGAGACGCGCTGCCGTATCTCCGCAACGCCCACACGGACCCGGAGATTCGGGAGTGGGTGCCTGCGGTCATGATGAAACGCGCGGACGTGTGGGTGGCCGAGATCGGGGGCACAGTGGTCGGCTTTCTCTCGCTGGCCGGCGACTATGTCGACCACCTCTACCTCCTGCCCGGATTCTACGGACGCGGGATCGGGAGCCTGTTACTCGACAAGGCCAAGGAATTGAGCCCCGGCCGGCTCCGGCTGTTTACGTTCCAGCGAAACACGCGCGCGAGGGCATTCTACGAGGCGCGAGGCTTCGTGGCCATCGAGTTCACCGACGGGTCGCAGAACGAGGAGCGCGAGCCCGACGCGCTCTACGAATGGCGGGGGTCGGGCGCATGA
- a CDS encoding CPBP family intramembrane glutamic endopeptidase, which produces MSAVRTWQAVLVGILGCVALAARAAAVRGAPLVDLAIGIVGVTAAVPATTDRPSAWPRWAAAVALGVATLAAGRVLMPVHPPHLRFSAWGVAVLMVASVAEEAFFRRWLYGWLATGGLTLALVGTAVAFAAVHVPAYGVRALPIDFAAGLLFGWQRAATGGWTAPAVTHMAANLLQVG; this is translated from the coding sequence GTGAGCGCCGTGCGGACCTGGCAGGCGGTGCTCGTCGGGATTCTCGGGTGCGTCGCGCTGGCGGCGCGCGCGGCCGCCGTGCGCGGCGCGCCGCTCGTCGACCTCGCGATCGGGATCGTCGGGGTGACCGCCGCCGTGCCCGCGACGACGGACCGCCCGTCCGCGTGGCCGCGCTGGGCGGCCGCTGTGGCGCTCGGGGTGGCGACGCTTGCGGCGGGACGGGTGCTGATGCCCGTGCACCCGCCGCACCTCCGCTTCTCCGCGTGGGGGGTCGCTGTGCTCATGGTCGCGTCCGTGGCCGAGGAGGCCTTCTTCCGACGGTGGCTTTACGGGTGGCTGGCGACCGGCGGACTGACGCTCGCGCTCGTCGGGACGGCCGTGGCGTTTGCCGCCGTGCATGTCCCGGCGTACGGCGTTCGGGCACTTCCGATCGACTTCGCCGCGGGCCTGCTCTTCGGTTGGCAGCGCGCGGCAACCGGCGGGTGGACGGCCCCCGCCGTCACCCACATGGCGGCGAATCTGCTGCAGGTAGGGTGA
- a CDS encoding ABC transporter substrate-binding protein gives MRHVLMTAVLTILLAGTAVEGQEPAIAIGAVYPTGGPQGAVGAGIDEYHGLLLAAAYVNEHGGIRGRAVHVRLASANSVDAAAGAVQQLAEGGITTIVGTYGSVIARPAAETAARLGLVYWETGAVGEIGSAAAPGTHFFRVAPSGALLGRQAVDFVRNQLGPRLRRAGPLRYTVAYVNDGFGRAEAQGEIAEIHRLNLPLAATLPYDPWHADYAALANKIAAAHTDVLIVAAYMENAVALRQAVLTAHVPLAVNIGGCSAYIMPEFGERLGADAVGVFSSDKTGDLLPTRALTKQASAQLLWARQQFQERYGHPLWEPALSGFSGGIALFQDVLPYARDLSPAAVAAAVRQGLLPMGALPNGSGLAFAPEGSPQAGENLRAASVVWEWVAPNTRALVWPPALATHAIVTP, from the coding sequence ATGCGACATGTTCTCATGACCGCCGTGCTCACGATCTTGCTCGCCGGAACCGCCGTCGAGGGGCAGGAACCTGCGATCGCGATCGGGGCGGTCTACCCGACCGGGGGACCGCAGGGCGCGGTCGGCGCCGGCATCGACGAATATCACGGGCTGCTCCTGGCCGCCGCGTACGTGAACGAACACGGCGGCATCCGGGGACGCGCGGTCCACGTTCGGCTCGCATCCGCGAACTCCGTCGACGCGGCCGCAGGGGCGGTCCAGCAGCTCGCGGAGGGCGGGATCACGACGATCGTCGGGACCTACGGCAGCGTGATTGCCCGGCCCGCCGCGGAGACCGCGGCCCGTTTGGGGCTCGTGTACTGGGAAACTGGAGCCGTGGGCGAGATCGGGAGCGCGGCGGCTCCCGGCACCCACTTCTTCCGGGTGGCGCCGAGTGGTGCGCTGCTGGGACGGCAGGCAGTGGATTTCGTGCGCAACCAGCTTGGCCCGCGGCTGCGGCGCGCCGGTCCGCTCCGGTACACCGTCGCCTACGTCAACGACGGGTTCGGACGGGCGGAAGCCCAAGGAGAGATCGCCGAGATCCACCGGCTCAACCTGCCGCTCGCGGCGACGCTCCCGTACGATCCGTGGCACGCTGACTACGCGGCGCTCGCGAACAAGATCGCGGCCGCGCATACGGATGTCCTGATCGTCGCCGCTTACATGGAGAACGCAGTGGCGCTGCGTCAGGCGGTGCTCACCGCCCACGTCCCGCTCGCCGTCAACATTGGAGGATGTTCCGCGTACATCATGCCGGAGTTCGGGGAACGCCTCGGGGCGGATGCCGTCGGCGTGTTCTCCTCGGATAAGACCGGGGACCTGCTGCCCACGCGGGCGCTGACGAAACAGGCGTCGGCACAGCTGCTGTGGGCCAGGCAACAGTTCCAGGAGCGATACGGTCACCCGCTGTGGGAGCCGGCGCTGTCAGGTTTTTCGGGCGGCATCGCGCTGTTCCAGGACGTCTTGCCCTATGCGCGCGACCTGTCCCCGGCCGCGGTCGCGGCGGCCGTACGCCAGGGTCTCCTGCCGATGGGCGCGCTGCCGAACGGAAGCGGGCTGGCATTTGCTCCCGAAGGGTCGCCGCAGGCCGGGGAGAACCTGAGGGCCGCGAGCGTCGTGTGGGAGTGGGTGGCCCCGAACACGCGGGCGCTTGTGTGGCCGCCGGCGCTCGCGACGCACGCGATCGTCACGCCGTAG
- a CDS encoding 6-phosphogluconolactonase has protein sequence MARAAASAAVGCLRAAVAARGEARAVFASAPSQVEFLHVLAEAPDLDWSRVTAFHLDEYLDFPSHAPQALGQFLREHLFDRSRPRKVWFLDGKARDASAEIARYGRLLCEAPFDLGCVGAGENGHLAFNEPDSTDFDDPALPRVVALTEKSRRQQVHDGCFDALDAVPTRALTLTVPAIVAARTIVCIVPGPTKREALSRMVRGAVSVTCPASVLQRHADATVFADIEAASAL, from the coding sequence ATGGCCAGGGCGGCTGCGTCCGCGGCAGTCGGATGCCTGCGGGCGGCGGTCGCCGCGCGCGGCGAAGCGCGCGCCGTGTTCGCCTCGGCGCCTTCACAGGTCGAGTTTCTCCATGTGCTCGCGGAAGCACCGGACCTTGATTGGAGTCGTGTGACGGCGTTTCACCTCGATGAGTATCTCGATTTCCCTTCGCATGCTCCCCAGGCTCTCGGCCAGTTCTTGCGGGAGCATCTCTTCGATCGAAGCCGGCCGCGGAAGGTATGGTTTCTCGACGGGAAGGCGCGCGACGCGTCTGCGGAGATTGCGCGCTACGGACGCCTGCTCTGCGAGGCGCCGTTCGATCTGGGCTGCGTCGGCGCGGGCGAAAATGGCCATTTGGCGTTCAACGAGCCCGACAGCACCGACTTCGACGATCCCGCTCTGCCTCGCGTGGTCGCGCTGACTGAAAAGTCGCGGCGGCAGCAGGTGCACGATGGGTGTTTCGATGCGCTGGATGCGGTGCCGACTCGGGCCCTTACGCTCACCGTCCCTGCGATTGTCGCGGCACGCACCATTGTCTGCATCGTTCCCGGTCCCACGAAACGCGAGGCGCTGAGCCGTATGGTGCGAGGCGCCGTATCGGTGACGTGCCCCGCCTCGGTGTTGCAGCGACACGCCGATGCCACGGTGTTCGCCGACATCGAGGCGGCGTCCGCGTTGTGA
- a CDS encoding zinc ABC transporter substrate-binding protein, producing the protein MRRTQLAVTTVVVAAAVLLVASLGVTPPSGTAAPSASRPTVVAAENFYGDIVGQIAGDHVSITSIISDPNVDPHEYESSARDGAAVARASLVVMNGIGYDDFMYRLMKASPNPARKVIVVATLVGRKSGDNVHLWYDPGTIPKVAQAVTDALDQIDPADTRRFHHSLGLLQGSLRPLNDKIAELRSRYHGAPVAFTEPVFGYMAEALDLHVVTPEAFQRAIEEGDEPPASAIAQMDDQLRTHQVKVLLYNVQTVTPITTKVQQRAKQLGIPVVGVSETEPLGKSYQQWMLSQLDNLEAALTGASK; encoded by the coding sequence ATGAGACGAACACAGCTGGCAGTCACGACCGTGGTCGTTGCGGCGGCGGTCCTGTTGGTCGCGTCGCTCGGAGTCACGCCGCCATCCGGCACGGCCGCGCCGAGCGCGTCGCGGCCGACCGTCGTCGCCGCGGAGAACTTCTACGGCGACATCGTCGGGCAGATCGCCGGCGATCACGTGTCCATCACGAGCATTATCAGCGATCCGAACGTCGACCCGCACGAGTACGAGTCCAGCGCGAGGGACGGCGCGGCCGTCGCGCGGGCGAGCCTCGTCGTCATGAACGGGATCGGATACGACGACTTCATGTATCGTCTGATGAAAGCGTCCCCGAACCCTGCGCGGAAGGTGATCGTCGTTGCCACCCTCGTCGGACGTAAGAGCGGGGACAACGTCCACCTCTGGTACGATCCCGGCACCATACCCAAGGTCGCGCAGGCCGTCACCGACGCGCTCGATCAGATCGATCCCGCGGATACCCGGCGGTTCCATCACTCGCTCGGGCTGCTCCAGGGGTCGCTACGCCCTCTGAACGACAAGATCGCGGAGCTGCGGAGCCGGTACCACGGGGCGCCGGTCGCGTTCACGGAGCCTGTGTTTGGGTACATGGCCGAGGCGCTCGACCTCCACGTGGTCACGCCTGAGGCGTTCCAGCGGGCGATCGAGGAGGGCGACGAACCACCCGCCTCGGCGATCGCGCAGATGGACGACCAGTTGCGGACGCACCAGGTGAAGGTGCTGCTCTACAACGTCCAAACGGTCACCCCGATCACGACGAAGGTGCAGCAGCGGGCCAAGCAGCTTGGAATCCCGGTCGTCGGCGTTTCGGAAACGGAGCCGCTCGGAAAGAGCTATCAACAGTGGATGCTTTCGCAGCTGGACAATCTCGAGGCGGCGCTGACGGGAGCCAGTAAGTAG
- a CDS encoding DoxX family protein, with amino-acid sequence MDIALVILRLVVGLLVAGHGAQKLFGWFGGYGLATTSKFLESIGFRPASAWALLGAAAEAVGGVLFAVGLFSPLGSIGIGAAMAIAITKVHWPKLWASNGGLEYPLVNLAVAVAVGIVGPGAYALDRVWGTSLPSVISQPFLGLVALGYLIGMVSSAATKRASAATRSPDARAR; translated from the coding sequence ATGGACATCGCGTTGGTCATCCTGCGGCTCGTCGTGGGTCTGCTCGTCGCCGGCCACGGGGCGCAGAAGCTCTTCGGTTGGTTCGGTGGGTACGGGCTCGCGACCACGAGCAAGTTCCTGGAGTCCATCGGATTTCGACCGGCCTCGGCGTGGGCGCTGCTCGGTGCGGCCGCGGAGGCGGTAGGCGGGGTGCTGTTCGCGGTCGGGCTCTTTAGCCCCCTCGGCAGCATCGGGATCGGCGCGGCGATGGCAATCGCGATCACGAAGGTTCATTGGCCGAAGCTTTGGGCGTCGAACGGCGGACTTGAATACCCGCTCGTGAACCTCGCAGTCGCGGTGGCCGTTGGCATCGTGGGGCCGGGTGCGTACGCACTGGATCGCGTCTGGGGTACGTCACTTCCTTCGGTCATTTCCCAGCCGTTCCTGGGGCTGGTCGCGCTCGGATATCTCATCGGCATGGTGAGCTCCGCCGCGACCAAGAGGGCGAGCGCGGCCACGCGCTCGCCCGATGCCCGGGCGCGCTGA
- a CDS encoding EamA family transporter, whose amino-acid sequence MSGFVPGRPVGITVTGLPPQAFFLVSAVFHYLGPSFAVLLFSRVDVLGVVWLRIASAAAVFAIWRRPWRVLAEVRPRQRVTLVALGTVLATMNTCFYLAINRVPLGTVGAIEFLGPIALAAAGARSHRNLIALGLAVAGVYCLTHVRIAGESVGFALTFANSALFVLYVILGHRVAQDGGASGVDRLAAAMLIALVVVTPFTIAAAAPAFLQLTLLGAGVGVGICSSVIPYVCDQMAMARLPRATFALLLSLLPATATVVGVVVLHQIPTPIELAGVALVIVGVAVHREPGD is encoded by the coding sequence GTGAGTGGGTTTGTCCCGGGGCGGCCCGTAGGCATCACGGTGACCGGTCTCCCGCCCCAGGCCTTCTTTCTGGTGAGCGCCGTATTTCACTACCTCGGGCCGTCGTTCGCGGTCCTGTTGTTCAGCCGGGTCGACGTTCTGGGGGTGGTCTGGCTCAGGATCGCGAGCGCGGCCGCCGTCTTCGCCATCTGGCGGCGTCCGTGGCGCGTGCTCGCGGAGGTCCGCCCGCGTCAGCGGGTCACGCTCGTCGCGCTCGGGACCGTCCTCGCCACTATGAACACCTGCTTCTACCTCGCCATCAACCGCGTGCCACTCGGGACGGTCGGTGCGATCGAGTTTCTCGGCCCCATTGCGTTGGCGGCGGCGGGGGCGCGCTCCCACCGCAACCTCATCGCGCTCGGGCTCGCGGTCGCCGGCGTGTACTGTCTCACGCACGTGCGGATCGCGGGCGAGTCCGTCGGCTTCGCGCTCACGTTTGCCAACAGCGCACTGTTCGTCCTCTATGTCATCCTCGGCCACCGCGTGGCCCAGGACGGCGGGGCGAGCGGCGTCGATCGGCTTGCCGCGGCGATGCTCATCGCCTTGGTCGTCGTCACGCCGTTCACGATCGCTGCCGCCGCGCCCGCATTTCTCCAGCTCACCCTGCTCGGCGCCGGCGTCGGGGTCGGTATCTGTTCATCCGTCATCCCGTACGTGTGCGACCAGATGGCCATGGCGCGCCTGCCGCGGGCGACGTTCGCGCTCCTGCTCTCGTTGCTCCCGGCCACCGCCACCGTTGTGGGAGTGGTCGTTTTGCACCAGATCCCGACGCCGATCGAGCTTGCGGGAGTGGCGCTGGTCATTGTCGGCGTCGCCGTTCATCGAGAACCCGGAGACTAG
- a CDS encoding Lrp/AsnC family transcriptional regulator, whose protein sequence is MPGKRNVHGSPALRTVSPLLDRVNVRLLRELQHHPRLAMSTLARRVRMSAPAVTERVRRLEEAGVIAGYRMDIAPSALGLPVTAYVRIRPTPGQLAKVAELALRTPEVVECHRITGEDCFLVKVHVSQVDQLDTVLDRFLVFGQTTTSIVQSTPVPLRSLPLPTDRPEHD, encoded by the coding sequence ATGCCTGGAAAACGAAATGTTCATGGCTCTCCTGCGTTAAGAACGGTAAGTCCGTTGCTTGACCGGGTCAACGTGCGGTTGCTGCGAGAGCTGCAGCATCACCCGCGGCTCGCGATGTCCACGCTGGCGCGGCGCGTCCGCATGTCGGCGCCGGCCGTGACGGAGCGCGTCCGGCGGCTGGAGGAAGCCGGGGTCATCGCCGGCTACAGAATGGACATTGCTCCGAGCGCCCTCGGCCTGCCGGTCACGGCGTATGTGCGCATACGGCCCACGCCGGGCCAGTTGGCGAAAGTCGCGGAACTCGCGCTGCGGACGCCGGAGGTGGTGGAGTGCCATCGGATCACCGGCGAGGACTGCTTCCTGGTCAAGGTCCACGTCTCGCAGGTCGACCAGCTTGACACCGTGCTCGACCGCTTTCTGGTCTTCGGGCAGACGACGACCTCGATTGTGCAGTCCACGCCCGTGCCGCTCCGGTCTCTCCCGCTTCCCACCGATCGGCCCGAGCACGACTAG